From the genome of Triticum aestivum cultivar Chinese Spring chromosome 1A, IWGSC CS RefSeq v2.1, whole genome shotgun sequence:
TAACAAAGTCTTCTCCGCAACAACTATTTTCTTTTTTGAGAAGATGAAAATCAAATGATCCGCTGATTCCAGTAGTATCCGTGTACAATCGCGTGAGAATCCAAATGGCTCTTTGCCGCAACTCTTCTTTGCACTTTTTACAGCTAAGAATCCTCCGGAGAGTTCTGATTGCTTCTCCGCAGCTTGAGATTTCACGGCGTAGCTTGGACCCGGTTTCTCCTTGAGCACCGCTTAAATGGCTCATCACTTCCATCGATCGGCCTACTACTTCGCACCACGTACCATGATCATCGGTGGTGTGGTCGAGTAGGTCACAAGTGACAGGTGCCATGATCTTGGAGACCAGATCTCGGGTGTTGCTCATGATTCTGCAATTGTTTTCGTCGGCGGCAAGGTTCCGGAGGATAGACAGGCCTTGTAGCAACAACTCCTTGTAGGCCTTCCCAAGTTCGCCGGCTGGTGAGGGACGCCCACGAGTAACCTGCAGTTTCAGATGCTGCTCGTATCCATCCTTGGATCTGGGATATGGCTCGGCTATACTATATTGTTCAAACGTCCCGATCAAGGAAGATATGTGTTGAATACTCCGAGGAAACTGCTCCAAATTAATGTAGAATGCAAGTCGCTCCACTATCATCGCGGCTTGAATTCTACCCCTTCTGTCATGTAGGCCTCTTGAATCTAGCATCTCTAGCAGTTTCGGCAGTACATTCCGAGAGGATGATGTAGACAAGACAAGATGTTTTATCAGCATGCGCTGCCCATGGACATTGGACCAATCATTCTTGCTCTCCACCATGCATACGGCTGCGTATAGGATCTTTACCCCGGAAATGCTGTCAACAGGTGAATTGGAACCAATCTTGTCTACAGCATATGTGACGAGGTTCCTTCCTTGGGTAAATGTCGGGTCCTTCTCACATCCTCTCCTTGTTTTACGCAAGTAGTTGTAAAGTACTGCTTGAACTTCCGAGTCTTCGGTGACCAGAGTCTTAGAAAACTTCTT
Proteins encoded in this window:
- the LOC123070725 gene encoding uncharacterized protein isoform X2, translating into MATPCGWVISMAISGLGFLVLTWTTVVLLGGFVSELHKEDFWCAAFITLVQTAGIFDVTLNEKLGYMEDALLGFLAAISFGIVPYDAPSKSCTQDLLSFLLFFSVILLVLVQVMVLALILSPLAIIYVLGIFMSGVISLWRLVEHDHGGNSDEKASNLAPAMQILYCLALLQGVLFCYRFLLTLTEKKFSKTLVTEDSEVQAVLYNYLRKTRRGCEKDPTFTQGRNLVTYAVDKIGSNSPVDSISGVKILYAAVCMVESKNDWSNVHGQRMLIKHLVLSTSSSRNVLPKLLEMLDSRGLHDRRGRIQAAMIVERLAFYINLEQFPRSIQHISSLIGTFEQYSIAEPYPRSKDGYEQHLKLQVTRGRPSPAGELGKAYKELLLQGLSILRNLAADENNCRIMSNTRDLVSKIMAPVTCDLLDHTTDDHGTWCEVVGRSMEVMSHLSGAQGETGSKLRREISSCGEAIRTLRRILSCKKCKEELRQRAIWILTRLYTDTTGISGSFDFHLLKKENSCCGEDFVRMLVNIFTQDNEYSSSIRGYAGEALSNICFLGGISDATIIIQTSGDVIDSLTQVLLHEENETCRQASAEILECLCTHYTKDDEYLHKLKKAILKFILVAGDWKNTLLWRRNT